One genomic window of Salvia miltiorrhiza cultivar Shanhuang (shh) chromosome 4, IMPLAD_Smil_shh, whole genome shotgun sequence includes the following:
- the LOC131021427 gene encoding auxin-responsive protein SAUR76-like, whose amino-acid sequence MAKGGKLNKIKSVLKKMQSFKLSRASSIAAAADNYGSFDSSADVPDLHAVYVGKSRRRYLLPSEVIDNPVFRELVERDEGDSITIACEVVLFDHLLWMMENADPHPESLNELVDFYSC is encoded by the coding sequence ATGGCGAAAGGAGGCAAGCTCAACAAAATCAAGTCCGTGCTCAAGAAAATGCAGTCCTTCAAGCTGAGCCGCGCCTcctccatcgccgccgccgccgacaaCTACGGCTCCTTCGACTCTTCCGCCGACGTCCCGGACCTCCACGCGGTGTACGTCGGCAAGTCCCGCCGCCGGTACCTCCTCCCCTCCGAGGTCATCGACAACCCGGTCTTCCGCGAGCTGGTGGAGCGCGACGAAGGCGACTCCATCACCATCGCCTGCGAGGTAGTTCTGTTCGACCACCTTCTCTGGATGATGGAAAATGCCGATCCTCACCCGGAATCGTTGAACGAACTCGTCGACTTTTACTCCTGCTGA
- the LOC131021426 gene encoding uncharacterized protein LOC131021426, translating into MSEHQCNHKLPAEIRTSWTDANPAMRFYRCPLQEADSCSYFEFIDPRPTELQRNFIAKLKRERDQLQDELRRKTCECLDLKEAEENAETYIVEHHEMGEEIVKLKEELTKLKRKCWLRGAVIGLLLGVLVVVHV; encoded by the exons ATGTCTGAGCATCAGTGCAACCATAAGCTCCCTGCTGAAATCAGGACTTCTTGGACCGATGCCAACCCGGCCATGCGATTTTATCGTTGTCCCCTACAAGAA GCTGATTCTTGTTCTTATTTTGAGTTCATCGACCCGAGGCCTACTGAGTTGCAACGGAACTTCATTGCCAAGCTCAAACGCGAAAGAGATCAACTGCAAGACGAGCTTCGTAGGAAAACCTGTGAATGTcttgatttgaaggaggccgaGGAAAATGCAGAGACCTACATCGTGGAGCATCATGAAATGGGTGAAGAAATTGTTAAACTTAAGGAGGAGCTAACCAAATTGAAGAGAAAGTGTTGGTTGAGGGGTGCTGTGATAGGGCTTTTGCTTGGTGTATTAGTCGTTGTTCATGTTTAG
- the LOC131023382 gene encoding uncharacterized protein LOC131023382 translates to MTVASSYRFDPPPPRPRKKRTVVRRDREGGAERLHRDYFSVEPVYGPQIFRRRFRMSRELFLRIVNALEVDPYFQQRPDAIGRLSFSPIQKCTAAVRQLAYGTAADCCDEYLRIGETTALECLKKFCKAVVRIFGGTYLRWPTTADVQRIIAMHEARHGFPGMLGSLDCMHWGWKNCPVAWHSAYTRGDQVAGSNNNINVLHQSTLFNDVLAGHEAAVHFLANNSHHTQGYYLTDGIYPDWPVFVKSFQFSNDEKKQRFKVMQEAARKDVERAFGVLQARWGGNASNFDGDDGEGPSSTPQTQFNSGAPPEFAAYLARNASLKDARLHARLRDDLVEHICARFGPVDP, encoded by the exons ATGACAGTGGCAAGTTCATATCGTTTCGATCCACCTCCACCACGCCCGAGGAAGAAGCGGACAGTGGTTCGTCGTGACCGTGAAGGTGGAGCCGAGCGCCTCCATCGCGATTATTTTTCTGTCGAGCCTGTTTATGGGCCACAAATCTTTCGCCGTCGATTTCGCATGAGCCGGGAGTTGTTTCTACGCATTGTCAATGCGCTAGAAGTCGATCCTTACTTCCAACAACGTCCGGATGCTATTGGCCGCTTAAGCTTCTCCCCGATCCAGAAGTGCACTGCCGCTGTTCGACAATTGGCATACGGAACTGCTGCTGATTGTTGTGACGAATATCTCCGTATAGGAGAGACGACGGCGTTGGAATGCTTGAAGAAATTCTGCAAGGCCGTCGTTCGTATCTTTGGCGGCACGTATTTGAGGTGGCCAACAACTGCCGATGTGCAACGCATCATTGCAATGCACGAAGCCCGCCATGGGTTCCCGGGAATGTTGGGGAGcctagactgcatgcattggggaTGGAAGAATTGCCCCGTGGCTTGGCACAGCGCCTACACTCGAGGGGATCAAG TCGCTGGGTCCAACAACAACATCAACGTGCTCCACCAGTCCACGCTATTCAACGATGTTTTAGCGGGGCATGAAGCGGCTGTGCACTTCCTCGCCAACAATTCTCACCACACTCAAGGATACTACTTAACAGACGGCATCTATCCGGACTGGCCGGTGTTCGTGAAGAGCTTCCAGTTTTCGAACGATGAGAAGAAGCAGAGGTTCAAGGTGATGCAAGAAGCTGCAAGGAAGGATGTGGAACGAGCTTTCGGTGTTCTTCAGGCTCGGTGGG GTGGAAATGCAAGTAATTTTGACGGTGACGACGGCGAGGGACCAAGTTCTACTCCTCAAACACAATTCAATTCCGGAGCACCACCGGAGTTCGCCGCCTATTTGGCACGGAATGCAAGCTTGAAGGATGCACGATTGCATGCTCGCCTCCGCGATGATTTGGTTGAGCATATATGTGCACGCTTTGGTCCGGTTGACCCGTAG